The following are encoded in a window of Pieris napi chromosome 23, ilPieNapi1.2, whole genome shotgun sequence genomic DNA:
- the LOC125061208 gene encoding CD82 antigen has product MKLKKIASANVLFGCFNSVFFVCGFAQVVCGFFLLCDTRRILLSRLLATPEDGLEEPPFYYVALALLASGLTICTLASLGVWATCMPGYIVLTFYFLVVLSLLLCDCAAGVISAIWPRCFGIQNTRGGSVGALQGYYGVPDYEDFTTAVDLAQTELKCCGMTSARNYDMSIWQLRRLGPRGMSVPLSCCVQGEEESYLNPAPVNQSRCQGVTPNAQFRYVPGCLMKLEDWYQDQYFILMIALFVGAIFKLGILLTTVFSCIQLRKHRRVKMFVNDKKENIYERTDEPITTKYIQPNNFYSPRVRNPRLFHTKPNEMV; this is encoded by the exons ATGAAACTGAAAAAAATTGCAAGTGCTAATGTACTTTTTGGTTGTTTTAACAGTGTGTTCTTT GTATGTGGTTTTGCACAAGTGGTGTGCGGCTTCTTTCTACTATGCGACACTCGAAGAATTCTACTTTCGCGTTTATTAGCAACACCAGAAGATGGCTTGGAAGAGCCACCATTTTATTACGTAGCATTGGCTTTGCTTGCGTCTGGTCTCACGATTTGCACGTTAGCGTCTTTGGGCGTCTGGGCTACCTGTATGCCGGGATATATTGTGCTGACATTC TATTTTCTAGTTGTATTATCCTTGCTTCTCTGTGATTGCGCGGCCGGAGTTATTTCTGCGATTTGGCCTAGATGTTTTGGCATTCAGAATACGCGAGGTGGATCTGTTGGAGCTTTGCAGGGTTACTATGGAGTTCCTGACTATGAAGATTTCACCACTGCCGTGGATCTTGCTCAAACTGAG TTAAAATGTTGCGGCATGACAAGCGCCCGTAACTACGACATGTCGATATGGCAGTTGCGGCGTTTGGGCCCACGCGGTATGTCTGTTCCGTTGAGCTGCTGCGTGCAAGGCGAAGAAGAGTCCTACCTCAACCCGGCGCCTGTTAACCAGTCCAGGTGTCAGGGGGTTACACCAAATGCTCAGTTTAGATATGTGCCG GGATGTCTGATGAAGTTAGAGGATTGGTATCAAGATCAATATTTCATATTGATGATTGCACTTTTTGTCGGCGCTATCTTCAAATTGGGGATTCTACTTACCACAGTCTTCTCTTGCATTCAACTTAGAAAACATCGCAGAGTCAAAATGTTcgtaaatgataaaaaagaaaacatttatgaACGCACCGACGAGCCGATAACGacgaaatacatacaacctaaTAACTTCTACAGTCCCCGGGTGAGGAACCCTAGactttttcatacaaaaccCAACGAAATGGTCTGA